The following proteins come from a genomic window of Streptomyces sp. NBC_00539:
- the tesB gene encoding acyl-CoA thioesterase II — protein MNEALTTLLDLLDLEQIEENIFRGTSRTSLVPRVFGGQVAAQALVAAGRTVPADRTAHSLHSYFLRAGDPGAPIVYSVDRIRDGRSFTTRRVVAVQHGQPIFHLSASFQTYEEGLDHQAVMPHAPDPETLPTAAESLPLYREVFRDPGTVERLMEARGAVDLRYATTPPWGSVGQPREPHSQVWFRTAGKLDSDDPLLHTCLATYVSDMTLLDSVLLAHGRGGWAVGDVVGASLDHAMWFHRPFRADEWLLYDQESPSAAAGRGLGQARIWTQDGRLAVTVIQEGVVRVPRG, from the coding sequence ATGAACGAGGCACTGACGACGCTCCTCGACCTGCTCGACCTGGAGCAGATCGAGGAGAACATCTTCCGCGGTACCAGCCGTACGTCGCTGGTACCGCGGGTCTTCGGCGGGCAGGTCGCGGCCCAGGCACTGGTGGCGGCCGGCCGGACCGTGCCCGCGGACCGCACCGCGCACTCGCTGCACTCCTACTTCCTGCGCGCCGGTGATCCCGGCGCGCCCATCGTGTACTCCGTCGACCGGATCCGCGACGGGCGCTCCTTCACCACGCGCCGGGTCGTCGCCGTCCAGCACGGGCAGCCGATCTTCCACCTCTCCGCGTCCTTCCAGACGTACGAGGAGGGGCTCGACCACCAGGCCGTGATGCCTCACGCGCCCGACCCGGAGACCCTGCCGACGGCCGCCGAGTCGCTCCCGCTCTACCGGGAGGTCTTCCGCGACCCGGGCACGGTGGAGCGGCTGATGGAGGCCCGTGGCGCGGTGGACCTGCGGTACGCGACGACTCCCCCGTGGGGCTCGGTCGGGCAGCCGCGGGAGCCGCACTCGCAGGTGTGGTTCCGTACGGCCGGCAAGCTCGACTCCGACGACCCGCTGCTGCACACCTGCCTGGCCACGTACGTGTCCGACATGACGCTCCTGGACTCGGTGCTGCTCGCGCACGGCCGGGGCGGCTGGGCCGTCGGTGACGTGGTCGGCGCCTCCCTGGACCACGCGATGTGGTTCCACCGGCCCTTCCGCGCCGACGAGTGGCTGCTGTACGACCAGGAGTCGCCCTCGGCGGCGGCCGGGCGGGGCCTGGGCCAGGCCCGCATCTGGACGCAGGACGGCCGGCTGGCCGTGACGGTCATCCAGGAGGGTGTCGTACGCGTCCCGCGCGGATAG
- a CDS encoding carboxyl transferase domain-containing protein — protein sequence MQQAPVLTSAADPASEAWRTNEAAHRELAEGLRARLEAARLGGGERARARHTARGKLLPRERVDTLLDAGSPFLELAPLAAEGMYGGAAPAAGVIAGIGRVSGRECVIVANDATVKGGTYYPMTVKKHLRAQEVALENRLPCLYLVDSGGAFLPMQDEVFPDRDHFGRIFYNQARMSGAGIPQIAAVLGSCTAGGAYVPAMSDEAVIVRGQGTIFLGGPPLVKAATGEVVTAEELGGGEVHSRTSGVTDHLAEDDAHALRIVRNIVATLPERGALPWSVEAPEEPKVDPYGLYGAVPVDSRTPYDAREVIARIVDGSRFQEFKAEFGQTLVTGFARIHGHPVGIVANNGILFSESAQKGAHFIELCDQRGIPLLFLQNISGFMVGRDYEAGGIAKHGAKMVTAVACTRVPKLTVVVGGSYGAGNYSMCGRAYSPRFLWMWPNAKISVMGGEQAASVLATVKRDQIEGAGQEWPAEDEEAFKAPVRAQYEEQGNAYYATARLWDDGVIDPLETRQVLGLALTACANAPLGDRGFGIFRM from the coding sequence ATGCAGCAGGCACCAGTGCTGACGAGCGCCGCGGACCCGGCGTCCGAGGCCTGGCGGACCAACGAGGCCGCCCACCGCGAACTCGCCGAGGGCCTGCGCGCCCGGCTGGAAGCGGCCCGCCTCGGCGGCGGGGAGAGGGCCCGCGCCCGCCACACCGCCCGGGGCAAGCTGCTCCCGCGCGAGCGCGTGGACACCCTCCTCGATGCGGGGTCCCCGTTCCTGGAGCTGGCCCCGCTGGCCGCCGAGGGCATGTACGGGGGTGCGGCCCCCGCCGCCGGGGTCATCGCGGGCATCGGCCGGGTCAGCGGCCGCGAGTGCGTCATCGTGGCCAACGACGCCACCGTCAAGGGCGGCACGTACTACCCGATGACCGTCAAGAAGCACCTGCGCGCCCAGGAGGTGGCGCTGGAGAACCGTCTCCCCTGCCTCTACCTGGTCGACTCGGGCGGCGCCTTCCTCCCCATGCAGGACGAGGTCTTCCCCGACCGGGACCACTTCGGCCGCATCTTCTACAACCAGGCCCGCATGTCCGGCGCCGGCATCCCGCAGATCGCCGCCGTCCTCGGTTCCTGCACCGCGGGCGGTGCCTACGTACCGGCCATGAGCGACGAGGCCGTCATCGTCCGCGGCCAGGGCACGATCTTCCTGGGCGGGCCGCCGCTGGTGAAGGCCGCCACCGGCGAGGTCGTCACGGCGGAGGAGCTCGGCGGCGGCGAGGTGCACTCCCGCACCTCCGGCGTCACCGACCACCTCGCGGAGGACGACGCGCACGCGCTGCGGATCGTGCGCAACATCGTGGCGACCCTCCCCGAGCGCGGAGCCCTGCCCTGGTCCGTCGAGGCGCCGGAAGAGCCGAAGGTGGACCCGTACGGGCTGTACGGCGCGGTCCCCGTCGACTCCCGCACCCCCTACGACGCCCGCGAGGTCATCGCCCGGATCGTGGACGGCTCCCGCTTCCAGGAGTTCAAGGCGGAGTTCGGGCAGACGCTGGTCACCGGCTTCGCCCGGATCCACGGCCACCCCGTCGGGATCGTCGCCAACAACGGCATCCTCTTCTCCGAATCCGCCCAGAAGGGCGCCCACTTCATCGAGCTGTGCGACCAGCGCGGCATCCCGCTCCTGTTCCTCCAGAACATCTCGGGCTTCATGGTCGGCCGCGACTACGAGGCCGGCGGCATCGCCAAGCACGGCGCGAAGATGGTCACGGCGGTCGCCTGCACCCGGGTCCCGAAGCTGACCGTGGTCGTCGGCGGCTCGTACGGGGCCGGCAACTACTCGATGTGCGGCCGGGCCTACTCGCCGCGCTTCCTGTGGATGTGGCCCAACGCCAAGATCTCCGTGATGGGCGGCGAACAGGCCGCGTCCGTCCTCGCGACCGTCAAGCGCGACCAGATCGAGGGCGCGGGCCAGGAGTGGCCGGCCGAGGACGAGGAGGCCTTCAAGGCCCCGGTCCGCGCGCAGTACGAGGAGCAGGGCAACGCCTACTACGCCACGGCCCGGCTGTGGGACGACGGGGTCATCGACCCCCTGGAGACCCGGCAGGTGCTGGGGCTGGCCCTGACCGCGTGCGCGAACGCTCCGCTGGGCGATCGCGGCTTCGGCATCTTCCGTATGTGA
- a CDS encoding cation diffusion facilitator family transporter encodes MASQPPGPPEATGAAESESVGTVVVAVVTNLGIAAAKAVGGIISGSSAMLSEAAHSVADTVTEVMLLAALKRSARPADEAHPLGYGPERYIWALLASIATFVGGAVFAVYDGIHTLLHGEDPGDPTVSYVILAVAFLLEGYSLLVAWRQVRGEAARLRAPLVRYVKHTPDTAVKAVLLENVAALIGLVLAAGGLLGAQLTGSGAYDGVASLLIGLLLVWVAWELGRSNAQYLIGRSLPAATRAEVREELLSVPHIEGVLELTTLVQGPDEVLIAAKIDFHDLASARQVEAACEDAESQLRERWPSIRRVYLDPTPTSGGGP; translated from the coding sequence ATGGCCTCACAACCACCGGGACCACCGGAAGCGACCGGAGCGGCGGAGTCCGAGAGCGTCGGGACGGTCGTCGTCGCGGTCGTCACCAACCTCGGCATCGCCGCCGCCAAGGCGGTCGGCGGGATCATCAGCGGGTCGAGCGCGATGCTGTCGGAGGCCGCGCACTCGGTGGCCGACACCGTCACCGAGGTCATGCTGCTGGCGGCGCTCAAACGCAGCGCACGGCCGGCCGACGAGGCGCACCCGCTGGGCTACGGGCCGGAGCGCTACATCTGGGCGCTGCTCGCCTCGATCGCGACCTTCGTCGGCGGCGCGGTCTTCGCGGTGTACGACGGCATCCACACGCTGCTGCACGGCGAGGATCCGGGCGACCCGACGGTGTCGTACGTCATCCTCGCGGTCGCCTTCCTGCTGGAGGGCTACTCGCTGCTCGTGGCCTGGCGGCAGGTGCGCGGCGAGGCGGCGCGGCTGCGCGCCCCGCTGGTGCGGTACGTGAAGCACACCCCGGACACGGCGGTGAAGGCCGTCCTGCTGGAGAACGTGGCCGCGCTGATCGGCCTGGTCCTGGCGGCCGGCGGGCTGCTGGGGGCGCAGCTGACGGGTTCGGGGGCGTACGACGGCGTCGCATCGCTGCTGATCGGGCTGCTGCTGGTGTGGGTGGCGTGGGAGCTCGGCCGCTCGAACGCGCAGTACCTGATCGGGCGGAGCCTGCCGGCGGCGACCCGCGCGGAGGTACGGGAGGAACTGCTCTCGGTGCCGCACATCGAGGGGGTGCTGGAGCTGACCACGCTGGTGCAGGGGCCGGACGAGGTGCTGATCGCGGCGAAGATCGACTTCCATGACCTGGCGTCGGCCCGGCAGGTGGAGGCGGCGTGCGAGGACGCGGAGTCGCAGCTGCGCGAGCGCTGGCCGTCGATCCGCCGCGTGTACCTGGACCCGACGCCGACATCCGGAGGCGGTCCGTAG
- a CDS encoding acetyl/propionyl/methylcrotonyl-CoA carboxylase subunit alpha — protein sequence MFSTVLVANRGEIAVRVIRTLRQLGIRSVAVFSDADADARHVREADTAVRIGPAAAAESYLSVERLLDAARRTGAEAVHPGYGFLAENAGFAAACEEAGLAFIGPPASAISLMGDKIRAKETVKAAGVPVVPGSSGSGLSDAELVSAAEKIGMPVLLKPSAGGGGKGMRLVRDADLLGEEIAAARREARSSFGDDTLLVERWVDRPRHIEIQVLADAHGNVVHLGERECSLQRRHQKVIEEAPSVLLTPQLRASMGAAAVEAARSCGYVGAGTVEFIVPGGDPSSYYFMEMNTRLQVEHPVTELITGLDLVEQQLRVAAGEPLGFGQADVTLTGHAIEARVCAEDPARGFLPSGGTVLALSEPSGGAVRTDSGLLAGVDTGSTYDPMLSKVIVHGPDRATALRMLRGALADTVILGVQTNAGFLRRLLAHPDVVSGDLDTGLVERDLASLLPDSVPSEVYAAAALLDVPRPAPSRNPAGGPGDPGWVDPFGAADGWRLGGTPAWTVRHFRLPGQDPVEVRTRQRGTEQEILLAGQDAAAADGAAPDAAPAASGARSPGQGPGTPARGRVISRDHDRLTIELDGVTHRFSHTASAEGVWLGRDGDSWHVQAYDPVTAKGAAAAGADALAAPMPGTVTVVKVAVGDHVTAGQSLLVVEAMKMEHVISAPHSGTVTELDVSPGTTVAMDQVLAVVTPDEEEKEETS from the coding sequence ATGTTCAGCACTGTTCTGGTCGCCAACCGGGGTGAGATCGCGGTACGGGTCATCCGCACGCTGCGGCAGCTCGGGATCCGCTCCGTGGCCGTCTTCAGCGACGCGGACGCGGACGCGCGGCACGTCCGGGAGGCCGACACGGCCGTCCGGATCGGCCCGGCGGCGGCCGCCGAAAGCTACCTGTCGGTGGAGCGGCTGCTCGACGCGGCCCGCCGCACCGGCGCCGAGGCGGTCCACCCGGGGTACGGCTTCCTCGCGGAGAACGCGGGGTTCGCGGCGGCCTGCGAGGAGGCGGGCCTCGCGTTCATCGGGCCGCCCGCGAGCGCGATCTCGCTGATGGGCGACAAGATCCGGGCGAAGGAGACGGTGAAGGCGGCCGGCGTCCCGGTCGTCCCCGGCTCCTCCGGGAGCGGCCTGAGCGACGCCGAACTGGTCTCCGCCGCCGAGAAGATCGGCATGCCGGTGCTGCTCAAGCCCTCGGCGGGCGGCGGCGGCAAGGGCATGCGCCTGGTGCGGGACGCGGACCTGCTCGGCGAGGAGATCGCGGCGGCCCGCCGCGAGGCCCGGTCCTCCTTCGGCGACGACACGCTGCTCGTGGAGCGGTGGGTGGACCGGCCGCGGCACATCGAGATCCAGGTGCTGGCGGACGCGCACGGCAACGTGGTGCACCTGGGCGAGCGCGAGTGCTCGCTCCAGCGGCGCCACCAGAAAGTCATCGAGGAGGCCCCCTCGGTGCTGCTGACGCCGCAGCTGCGGGCGTCGATGGGGGCGGCGGCGGTGGAGGCGGCCCGCTCCTGCGGGTACGTCGGCGCGGGCACGGTGGAGTTCATCGTGCCGGGCGGGGACCCGTCCTCGTACTACTTCATGGAGATGAACACCCGGCTCCAGGTGGAGCACCCGGTGACGGAGCTGATCACCGGGCTGGACCTGGTGGAGCAGCAGTTGCGGGTGGCCGCCGGCGAGCCGCTCGGCTTCGGCCAGGCCGATGTCACCCTGACGGGCCACGCGATCGAGGCCCGCGTCTGCGCGGAGGACCCGGCGCGCGGGTTCCTGCCGTCGGGGGGCACGGTGCTGGCGCTGTCGGAGCCGTCCGGTGGTGCGGTGCGCACGGACTCCGGGCTGCTGGCCGGGGTGGACACGGGCTCCACGTACGACCCGATGCTGTCGAAGGTCATCGTCCACGGCCCCGACCGGGCGACGGCCCTGCGCATGCTGCGGGGCGCCCTCGCGGACACCGTGATCCTCGGCGTCCAGACCAACGCCGGCTTCCTGCGGAGGCTGCTGGCCCATCCGGACGTGGTGTCGGGCGACCTCGACACCGGCCTTGTCGAGCGGGATCTCGCGTCCCTCCTCCCGGATTCGGTGCCGTCCGAGGTGTACGCGGCGGCCGCGCTGCTGGACGTCCCCCGCCCCGCCCCTTCCCGAAACCCTGCCGGGGGCCCGGGTGACCCGGGTTGGGTGGACCCCTTCGGGGCGGCCGACGGCTGGCGCCTCGGCGGAACCCCGGCATGGACGGTCCGCCACTTCCGCCTCCCGGGTCAGGACCCGGTCGAGGTCCGTACCCGGCAGCGGGGCACGGAGCAGGAGATCCTGCTCGCCGGCCAGGACGCCGCGGCCGCCGACGGCGCCGCGCCGGACGCGGCCCCGGCTGCGTCCGGGGCGCGGAGTCCGGGGCAGGGCCCCGGGACGCCGGCCCGCGGCCGCGTCATCAGCCGCGATCACGACCGCCTCACCATCGAACTGGACGGCGTCACGCACCGGTTCAGCCACACCGCCTCTGCGGAAGGGGTCTGGCTCGGCCGGGACGGCGACTCCTGGCACGTCCAGGCGTACGACCCCGTCACGGCGAAGGGCGCGGCCGCCGCAGGGGCCGACGCCCTGGCCGCTCCCATGCCCGGCACCGTCACCGTCGTCAAGGTCGCCGTCGGCGACCACGTCACCGCCGGTCAGAGCCTGCTCGTCGTCGAGGCGATGAAGATGGAGCACGTCATCTCCGCCCCCCACTCCGGCACGGTCACCGAGCTGGACGTCTCCCCCGGCACGACGGTCGCCATGGACCAGGTCCTGGCCGTCGTCACCCCGGACGAGGAAGAGAAGGAGGAGACGTCGTGA
- a CDS encoding SACE_7040 family transcriptional regulator, with protein MSTRAAAPTRREQILSEAARLFAERGFHGVGVDEIGAAVGISGPGLYRHFAGKDAMLAELLVGISERLLTGGRRRVEEAAGDPEAVLASLVEGHIDFALDDRALITLHDRELDRLRDADRKLVRQLQRQYVELWVEVVRRLHPEVGESEVRVSVHAVFGLLNSTPHLAALGREATESLLRRLANGAFGALSG; from the coding sequence ATGAGCACCAGAGCGGCCGCCCCCACCCGTCGCGAGCAGATCCTCAGTGAGGCCGCCCGCCTTTTCGCCGAGCGCGGTTTCCACGGCGTCGGCGTGGACGAGATAGGGGCCGCGGTGGGCATCAGCGGACCCGGCCTGTACCGCCATTTCGCGGGCAAGGACGCCATGCTCGCCGAGCTGCTCGTCGGGATCAGTGAACGCCTCCTGACCGGCGGCCGGCGCCGGGTGGAGGAGGCGGCCGGGGACCCGGAGGCGGTGCTGGCCTCCCTCGTGGAGGGCCACATCGACTTCGCGCTGGACGACCGCGCGCTGATCACCCTCCACGACCGCGAGCTGGACCGGCTGCGCGACGCCGACCGCAAGCTCGTGCGCCAGCTCCAGCGGCAGTACGTCGAGCTGTGGGTGGAGGTCGTCCGCCGGCTCCACCCGGAGGTGGGCGAGTCGGAGGTACGCGTCTCCGTGCACGCGGTGTTCGGCCTGCTGAACTCCACCCCGCACCTGGCGGCCCTGGGCCGGGAGGCGACCGAGTCACTGCTGCGGCGGCTGGCCAACGGGGCGTTCGGGGCGCTGTCGGGGTGA
- a CDS encoding acyl-CoA dehydrogenase family protein: protein MRRTVFNEDHEAFRETIRAFIEAEVVPVYDEWFAAGQAPREFYYKLGELGLFGINVPEEFGGAGLDTHKFEAVLYEETSRAGVNFGGSGVHVLLALPYLKMLAGDEQKKRFLPKFVTGEEMWALAMTEPGTGSDVAGMKTTAKLSEDGTHYVLNGAKTFITGGVHADRVIVCARTSAPREDDRRFGISLFAVDTRSEGYSVGRKLDKLGLRTSDTAELAFVDVKVPVEDLLGEENKGFYYLGANLPSERWGIAFGAYAQAKAAIRFAQQYVSERTVFGKPVAHFQNTKFELAACQAEVDAAEAVADRALEALDAGELTAAEAASAKLFCTEVAHRVIDKCLQLHGGYGYMNEYPIARLYADNRVNRIYGGTSEVMKSIIAKSMGL, encoded by the coding sequence GTGCGCCGCACCGTTTTCAACGAGGACCACGAAGCGTTCCGCGAGACCATCCGCGCCTTCATCGAGGCCGAGGTCGTCCCCGTCTACGACGAGTGGTTCGCCGCCGGCCAGGCCCCCCGCGAGTTCTACTACAAGCTCGGTGAGCTGGGCCTCTTCGGCATCAACGTCCCCGAGGAGTTCGGCGGCGCGGGCCTGGACACCCACAAGTTCGAGGCCGTCCTCTACGAGGAGACCTCGCGCGCGGGCGTCAACTTCGGCGGCTCCGGCGTGCACGTGCTGCTCGCCCTCCCCTACCTCAAGATGCTGGCCGGCGACGAGCAGAAGAAGCGCTTCCTGCCGAAGTTCGTCACCGGCGAGGAGATGTGGGCCCTCGCGATGACCGAGCCGGGCACCGGCTCCGACGTCGCGGGCATGAAGACCACCGCGAAGCTCTCCGAGGACGGCACCCACTACGTCCTCAACGGCGCCAAGACCTTCATCACCGGTGGCGTCCACGCCGACCGCGTGATCGTCTGCGCCCGCACCTCCGCCCCGCGCGAAGACGACCGCCGCTTCGGCATCTCCCTCTTCGCCGTGGACACCAGGTCCGAGGGCTACTCCGTCGGCCGCAAGCTGGACAAGCTGGGCCTGCGCACCTCCGACACCGCCGAGCTCGCGTTCGTCGACGTCAAGGTGCCCGTCGAGGACCTGCTCGGCGAGGAGAACAAGGGCTTCTACTACCTCGGTGCGAACCTGCCCTCCGAGCGTTGGGGCATCGCCTTCGGCGCCTACGCGCAGGCCAAGGCCGCCATACGCTTCGCCCAGCAGTACGTGAGCGAGCGCACCGTCTTCGGCAAGCCGGTCGCGCACTTCCAGAACACCAAGTTCGAGCTGGCCGCCTGCCAGGCCGAGGTCGACGCGGCCGAGGCCGTCGCCGACCGCGCGCTGGAGGCCCTGGACGCCGGCGAGCTGACGGCCGCCGAGGCCGCCTCCGCGAAGCTGTTCTGCACCGAGGTCGCGCACCGCGTCATCGACAAGTGCCTCCAGCTGCACGGCGGGTACGGCTACATGAACGAGTACCCGATCGCCCGTCTGTACGCCGACAACCGCGTGAACCGCATCTACGGCGGCACCAGCGAGGTCATGAAGTCCATCATCGCGAAGTCGATGGGCCTCTGA
- a CDS encoding phosphatase, giving the protein MNRMPKPIETPAQPVGTPNRTELIDHLVRTRIAGEVATARENNLSHYRKLANGDRHYWLGLELGDRWTDEQDVLAVMAERCGVVDDAEHRYGQDTIDPELTVAALDRMAARLRKAALDRQRVLLATGHPGGLLDVHRATAAALRDAGCEIVVVPPGLTADEGSVWQFADVAVLERGATLWHTHSPAPMAAILDGLDAAGRPLPDLVVADHGWAGCAAQRGLDAVGYADCNDPALFLGEAEGTLQVAVPLDDHVRDPRYYDPMVAYLLAAAGLR; this is encoded by the coding sequence ATGAACCGTATGCCGAAGCCGATAGAGACGCCCGCCCAGCCCGTGGGAACACCGAACCGTACCGAACTCATCGACCACCTGGTCCGTACGCGGATCGCGGGCGAGGTGGCGACGGCGCGCGAGAACAACCTCTCCCACTACCGCAAGCTCGCCAACGGCGACCGGCACTACTGGCTCGGACTGGAACTCGGCGACCGCTGGACGGACGAACAGGACGTCCTGGCCGTCATGGCCGAGCGGTGCGGGGTCGTGGACGACGCGGAGCACCGGTACGGGCAGGACACCATCGACCCGGAACTGACCGTCGCCGCCCTGGACCGGATGGCGGCGCGGCTGCGCAAGGCGGCGCTGGACCGCCAGCGGGTCCTGCTGGCCACCGGGCACCCGGGCGGCCTCCTGGACGTCCACCGCGCGACGGCGGCCGCCCTGCGCGACGCGGGCTGCGAGATCGTGGTGGTCCCGCCGGGGCTGACGGCCGACGAGGGCTCGGTGTGGCAGTTCGCCGACGTGGCCGTACTGGAGCGCGGGGCCACGCTGTGGCACACCCACTCCCCGGCCCCGATGGCGGCGATCCTGGACGGCCTGGACGCCGCGGGGCGCCCCCTGCCGGACCTGGTCGTGGCCGACCACGGCTGGGCGGGCTGCGCGGCGCAGCGGGGGCTGGACGCGGTGGGCTACGCGGACTGCAACGACCCCGCGCTGTTCCTCGGCGAGGCGGAGGGCACCCTCCAGGTGGCGGTACCGCTGGACGACCACGTCCGCGACCCGCGCTACTACGACCCGATGGTGGCGTACCTGCTGGCGGCGGCGGGCCTGCGCTGA
- a CDS encoding MarR family winged helix-turn-helix transcriptional regulator, which yields MAQNNLTPGEFTPRDHAFYGLVWAGSTLSARVDQALARRHDLPLSWFEVMLWLRAQKEPVAASELGAVTLLSRSQVSRVADSLQARGLIERIPSPTDARSVRIALTPAGHRAFEEADATRREVLAEVFDDLLDDADISALTGIWAKLKARPAARGPLKG from the coding sequence ATGGCGCAGAACAACCTCACCCCGGGCGAATTCACCCCCCGCGACCACGCTTTCTACGGCCTCGTCTGGGCGGGCTCCACGCTCAGTGCCCGGGTGGACCAGGCGCTCGCGCGCCGCCACGACCTGCCGCTGTCGTGGTTCGAGGTGATGCTGTGGCTGCGCGCGCAGAAGGAACCGGTCGCCGCCTCCGAGCTGGGCGCCGTGACCCTGCTCAGCCGCAGCCAGGTGTCCCGGGTCGCGGACTCCCTCCAGGCCCGCGGCCTGATCGAGCGGATACCGTCCCCGACCGACGCCCGCTCGGTCCGGATCGCCCTCACCCCGGCGGGCCACCGCGCCTTCGAGGAGGCGGACGCCACCCGTCGCGAGGTCCTCGCCGAGGTCTTCGACGACCTCCTGGACGACGCCGACATCTCCGCGCTGACCGGCATCTGGGCCAAGCTCAAGGCCCGGCCGGCCGCCCGCGGGCCGCTCAAGGGCTGA
- a CDS encoding SDR family NAD(P)-dependent oxidoreductase — protein MTKTVLITGTSSGIGLAAAVGAARAGWHAVATMRDTGRADALLAAARAAGVADRVQVKRLDVTDADSAAACVAEVVAEHGRLDAVVNNAGAGFVGTIEQHDMEQVRSVMEVNFFGVVELTRIALPHLRASGGRVITVTSVGGVVGQPFNESYCAAKFAVEGFMESLAPVAASTGVQVAVVEPGAVASEFVNNVRLDVPAMLAQAGPYAPALQGYVDHALKTFGSDTAQTPEQAAAPVVAALTVEKMPFRIQTSDWARDFVAAKLADLDGSAVQTEVKGWLG, from the coding sequence ATGACCAAGACCGTTCTCATCACCGGCACCTCCTCCGGCATCGGCCTGGCCGCCGCCGTCGGCGCCGCCCGGGCCGGCTGGCACGCCGTGGCGACGATGCGCGACACGGGCCGGGCGGACGCGCTGCTGGCGGCCGCCCGCGCGGCCGGTGTCGCCGACCGGGTCCAGGTCAAGCGGCTGGACGTGACCGACGCCGATTCGGCGGCCGCCTGCGTGGCGGAGGTCGTCGCCGAACACGGGCGCCTCGACGCGGTCGTGAACAACGCGGGCGCCGGCTTCGTCGGCACCATCGAGCAGCACGACATGGAGCAGGTCCGGTCGGTGATGGAGGTCAACTTCTTCGGGGTGGTCGAGCTCACCCGCATCGCGCTGCCCCACCTGCGCGCGTCGGGCGGCCGGGTCATCACGGTGACGAGCGTGGGCGGGGTGGTCGGCCAGCCCTTCAACGAGTCCTACTGCGCGGCCAAGTTCGCCGTCGAGGGTTTCATGGAGTCGCTCGCCCCGGTCGCCGCGAGCACGGGGGTCCAGGTGGCCGTCGTCGAACCGGGCGCCGTCGCGAGCGAGTTCGTGAACAACGTACGGCTCGACGTACCGGCCATGCTCGCGCAGGCGGGGCCGTACGCCCCGGCGCTCCAGGGTTACGTCGACCACGCCCTCAAGACCTTCGGCAGCGACACCGCCCAGACCCCGGAGCAGGCTGCGGCGCCGGTCGTCGCCGCCCTGACCGTCGAGAAGATGCCGTTCCGGATCCAGACCTCGGACTGGGCCCGCGACTTCGTCGCCGCCAAGCTCGCGGACCTCGACGGCTCGGCCGTCCAGACGGAGGTGAAGGGCTGGCTGGGCTAG
- a CDS encoding VOC family protein, protein MRGHVQQIVVDCHEPKELVRFWARLLGGEPVDRGRGWSHVELSGSTRLAFQPVPETKAVKNRLHLDIAVEDVEAAAREAVGLGARRLGAAVTDDQGRFQAMLDPEGNEFCFVSP, encoded by the coding sequence ATGCGTGGACACGTGCAGCAGATCGTCGTGGACTGTCACGAGCCGAAGGAGCTGGTCCGCTTCTGGGCCCGGCTCCTCGGCGGGGAACCGGTCGACCGCGGGCGCGGCTGGTCGCACGTCGAGCTGTCCGGCTCCACGCGGCTCGCCTTCCAGCCGGTCCCCGAGACCAAGGCCGTGAAGAACCGCCTGCACCTCGACATAGCGGTCGAGGACGTCGAGGCCGCCGCCCGCGAGGCGGTGGGGCTGGGCGCACGCCGCCTGGGCGCAGCGGTGACCGACGACCAGGGTCGTTTCCAGGCGATGCTCGACCCGGAGGGCAACGAGTTCTGCTTCGTCAGCCCTTGA